From Nerophis lumbriciformis linkage group LG13, RoL_Nlum_v2.1, whole genome shotgun sequence, one genomic window encodes:
- the LOC133613687 gene encoding uncharacterized protein isoform X2, with the protein MDNRHVLVCFVCAFGLVSAQVVKYALKGQEINLVPSIFGQPDDILWKHNGKKVVFFDGMEEFVFPPYEDRLTLDWASAELTIKETLYEDSGNYELEVKVYKEVHRSQYTWELIEKRLAVLLAVIFAVIFAVLILLVMLGYMFRKRLRACFENTKKGVLKTGPSATEVSESSQGDESTYFLEGAPTLPSDQRLRPLIPTDWVDPAQGSEEKLDSNAIQRSNKELTGDEGVESDAAIGLTASSTDPLHSSNMNSSSELENAESQQVTPEVTTKVEDDSPAAKRSSHEEKDSEEEEAAAETGQEPVSNTTSRGEDQQERGTSACEEETQFNSEDDEGIADEYQSETTSRHSLTDTPSHRKTNEDC; encoded by the exons TTTCTGCACAGGTTGTGAAATACGCCCTTAAGGGTCAGGAGATAAACTTGGTGCCGTCTATATTTGGACAACCCGATGACATTCTCTGGAAACACAATGGCAAGAAGGTGGTATTTTTCGATGGCATGGAGGAGTTTGTGTTCCCTCCGTACGAGGACAGACTCACTCTGGACTGGGCCTCTGCAGAACTTACCATCAAAGAGACCTTGTATGAAGACAGTGGGAACTATGAACTGGAAGTGAAAGTATACAAGGAGGTGCATCGCTCACAGTATACATGGGAACTTATAG AAAAAAGATTAGCAGTTCTACTGGCTGTCATCTTTGCTGTCATTTTTGCTGTCTTGATTCTTCTCGTCATGCTGGGCTACATGTTTCGCAAAAGACTTCGAG CATGTTTTGAAAATACAAAGAAAGGAGTTTTAAAAACAGGACCGAGTGCAACAGAAG TTTCAGAGTCAAGTCAGGGCGATGAAAGCACATACTTCCTGGAAGGAGCACCCACGCTTCCCTCCGATCAGAGGCTTCGCCCTTTGATTCCAACTGACTGGGTTGATCCGGCTCAGGGCAGCGAAGAAAAGCTGGACTCAAACGCTATACAAC GGTCGAACAAGGAGTTGACTGGGGATGAGGGAGTGGAGTCAGACGCAGCTATTGGCCTCACTGCTTCATCCACTGATCCACTTCATTCCTCAAACATGAACTCCTCTTCGGAACTAGAGAACGCTGAATCTCAGCAGGTTACACCAGAAGTCACCACAAAGGTAGAAGACGACTCACCTGCAGCAAAGAGGTCTTCCCACGAGGAGAAAGattcagaagaagaagaagcagcagcAGAAACTGGTCAGGAACCGGTTTCAAACACGACAAGCAGAGGCGAGGACCAACAGGAAAGAGGAACGTCGGCCTGTGAGGAGGAAACACAGTTCAATAGTGAAGATGACGAGGGGATAGCAGATGAGTATCAGAGTGAGACCACCTCTCGTCATTCTCTGACTGACACACCAAGCCACAGGAAAACGAATGAAGACTGCTAA
- the LOC133613687 gene encoding uncharacterized protein isoform X1, translating to MDNRHVLVCFVCAFGLVSAQVVKYALKGQEINLVPSIFGQPDDILWKHNGKKVVFFDGMEEFVFPPYEDRLTLDWASAELTIKETLYEDSGNYELEVKVYKEVHRSQYTWELIDKVATPVVSCEMSDTKQATLVCSTESKHPDLLEFKWSSHGIKQTGPNVTITLKDEDDDQVYHCDVSNPLSNETVSFTAKDCFLEKRLAVLLAVIFAVIFAVLILLVMLGYMFRKRLRACFENTKKGVLKTGPSATEVSESSQGDESTYFLEGAPTLPSDQRLRPLIPTDWVDPAQGSEEKLDSNAIQRSNKELTGDEGVESDAAIGLTASSTDPLHSSNMNSSSELENAESQQVTPEVTTKVEDDSPAAKRSSHEEKDSEEEEAAAETGQEPVSNTTSRGEDQQERGTSACEEETQFNSEDDEGIADEYQSETTSRHSLTDTPSHRKTNEDC from the exons TTTCTGCACAGGTTGTGAAATACGCCCTTAAGGGTCAGGAGATAAACTTGGTGCCGTCTATATTTGGACAACCCGATGACATTCTCTGGAAACACAATGGCAAGAAGGTGGTATTTTTCGATGGCATGGAGGAGTTTGTGTTCCCTCCGTACGAGGACAGACTCACTCTGGACTGGGCCTCTGCAGAACTTACCATCAAAGAGACCTTGTATGAAGACAGTGGGAACTATGAACTGGAAGTGAAAGTATACAAGGAGGTGCATCGCTCACAGTATACATGGGAACTTATAG ACAAAGTAGCCACACCTGTCGTATCCTGTGAGATGAGCGACACAAAGCAGGCGACGCTAGTGTGCTCAACAGAGTCCAAACATCCTGATTTATTAGAGTTTAAGTGGAGCTCACATGGAATCAAGCAAACTGGACCGAATGTAACAATTACTCTCAAGGATGAAGATGATGATCAAGTTTATCATTGTGATGTCAGCAACCCTCTAAGCAACGAAACGGTTTCATTTACTGCTAAGGACTGCTTTCTGG AAAAAAGATTAGCAGTTCTACTGGCTGTCATCTTTGCTGTCATTTTTGCTGTCTTGATTCTTCTCGTCATGCTGGGCTACATGTTTCGCAAAAGACTTCGAG CATGTTTTGAAAATACAAAGAAAGGAGTTTTAAAAACAGGACCGAGTGCAACAGAAG TTTCAGAGTCAAGTCAGGGCGATGAAAGCACATACTTCCTGGAAGGAGCACCCACGCTTCCCTCCGATCAGAGGCTTCGCCCTTTGATTCCAACTGACTGGGTTGATCCGGCTCAGGGCAGCGAAGAAAAGCTGGACTCAAACGCTATACAAC GGTCGAACAAGGAGTTGACTGGGGATGAGGGAGTGGAGTCAGACGCAGCTATTGGCCTCACTGCTTCATCCACTGATCCACTTCATTCCTCAAACATGAACTCCTCTTCGGAACTAGAGAACGCTGAATCTCAGCAGGTTACACCAGAAGTCACCACAAAGGTAGAAGACGACTCACCTGCAGCAAAGAGGTCTTCCCACGAGGAGAAAGattcagaagaagaagaagcagcagcAGAAACTGGTCAGGAACCGGTTTCAAACACGACAAGCAGAGGCGAGGACCAACAGGAAAGAGGAACGTCGGCCTGTGAGGAGGAAACACAGTTCAATAGTGAAGATGACGAGGGGATAGCAGATGAGTATCAGAGTGAGACCACCTCTCGTCATTCTCTGACTGACACACCAAGCCACAGGAAAACGAATGAAGACTGCTAA